Proteins co-encoded in one Cyprinus carpio isolate SPL01 chromosome B5, ASM1834038v1, whole genome shotgun sequence genomic window:
- the LOC109090444 gene encoding E3 ubiquitin-protein ligase RNF128-like gives MGLLASRDVFSWLLVISVFQVSSVRLAQASYLCTAFLNISYTTLETNQTTSLREEMGLYGQDSPQTSVVGNVYLADPIYGCEDDTVYRRPNNSTGWIALIQRGNACTFTDKINVAAMNGAAAAIIFNDYGAQNRVIQMSHPGTSIVAVMISNLRGMELVQLLEKGVPVSIAIEVGKQHGPWITMSHYSVFFVSVSFFIVTAATVGYFIFYSARRLTRLRHQNCKQKKLKAEAKKAIGQLQVRTLRQGDQETGPDADACAVCIELYKPGDVLSVLTCNHFFHKSCIEPWLLEHRTCPMCKCDILKALGVEMDVEEQPQISVPDFRSFSTFEDLQSETVSHTHSETASSGYASMHRNEHLGSAEASQNGVQEEELDVSPHYDNLAFEGDVHSQSQSEVRT, from the exons ATGGGGCTTCTTGCGAGTCGGGATGTGTTTTCGTGGCTGCTGGTGATCTCTGTTTTCCAGGTGTCGAGTGTGCGTTTGGCGCAGGCCAGCTACCTGTGCACTGCATTCCTGAATATATCCTACACAACCCTTGAAACAAACCAAACCACCTCGTTGCGAGAGGAGATGGGGCTGTATGGGCAAGACTCACCCCAAACCTCTGTAGTTGGGAACGTGTATTTAGCCGATCCGATCTATGGCTGTGAAGATGACACCGTTTATCGGCGACCGAACAACTCCACGGGCTGGATCGCCTTGATCCAGCGCGGTAACGCATGCACTTTCACCGATAAAATTAACGTCGCGGCCATGAACGGAGCTGCAGCTGCTATCATTTTCAACGACTATGGGGCACAAAATCGGGTCATTCAGATGTCCCACCCAG GCACGAGCATTGTTGCAGTCATGATTAGCAACTTGCGTGGGATGGAGCTGGTCCAGCTGCTAGAGAAGGGCGTGCCCGTTTCCATAGCAATAGAGGTTGGGAAGCAGCACGGTCCCTGGATCACTATGAGTCACTATTCTGTGTTTTTCGTCTCCGTCTCCTTCTTCATCGTTACTGCGGCGACTGTTGGATACTTCATCTTTTACTCCGCGCGGAGACTGACCAGACTCAGACATCAGAACTGCAAACAG AAAAAGCTGAAAGCTGAAGCAAAGAAGGCTATTGGCCAGCTGCAGGTCCGCACACTGAGACAAGGGGATCAG gagACTGGCCCTGATGCTGATGCCTGTGCAGTGTGTATTGAGTTGTATAAACCAGGAGATGTACTATCAGTTCTTACATGCAA tcATTTCTTCCATAAATCTTGCATAGAGCCATGGCTGCTGGAGCACAGAACCTGCCCAATGTGCAAGTGTGACATTCTTAAAGCCCTTGGAGTTGAG ATGGATGTTGAGGAGCAGCCACAGATTTCAGTGCCTGATTTCAGATCTTTTTCTACCTTTGAGGACCTGCAGAGTGAGAccgtgtctcacacacacagtgagacaGCATCCTCTGGATATGCATCCATGCACAGAAACGAACACCTCGGTTCTGCTGAAGCCTCACAAAATg GTGTGCAAgaggaggagttggatgtgtcgCCTCACTATGACAATCTTGCCTTCGAGGGTGACGTTCACAGCCAGAGCCAGAGTGAAGTTAGGACCTga
- the LOC109090450 gene encoding globoside alpha-1,3-N-acetylgalactosaminyltransferase 1-like isoform X2, whose amino-acid sequence MLVTEYIICMLIYLNTNQNSCKPQIIEKVITKKNWKLKNFGLRSPVGLVYNQPSALVSRTDVASVTPWLAPIVWEGTFDSRVIDSIYKQQNITIATTVFALGKYTRFLKDFLESAEEHYFVGFRVHFYLFTDQPEEVPNVKLGQERYLTVKTLPSMNRWQDISMSRMEILEKLIENELASEADYIFCLDVDTKFYGRWGVESLGRLVGVIHPWFFNVPRFLFTYEHRPKSQAYIPAGKGDFYYTGAAFGGSLKDVHNLTKTCREQMNIDTANSIEALWHEESHLNKYFLYNKPSKLLSPEYLWRDISMSSGSVKIIRFSHVAKNNAEVRPNL is encoded by the exons atgttagtaaccgagtacattATATGCAT GCTCATTTACCTGAACACCAACCAGAACAG TTGCAAACCACAGATCATAGAAAAAGTCATCACCAA GAAAAATTGGAAGCTTAAGAACTTTGGATTGCGCTCACCGGTGGG GCTTGTGTACAACCAGCCCAGTGCGCTGGTAAG TCGGACAGATGTTGCTTCTGTGACACCATGGTTAGCCCCGATTGTATGGGAGGGAACCTTTGACTCCAGAGTGATTGACTCTAtctacaaacaacaaaacatcacCATAGCGACCACTGTCTTCGCTTTGGGAAA ATATACTCGTTTTCTCAAAGATTTCCTGGAATCAGCAGAGGAGCATTACTTTGTTGGATTTCGAGTCCATTTCTACCTGTTTACAGATCAACCGGAGGAAGTTCCTAATGTAAAACTAGGTCAAGAACGTTACCTGACAGTAAAGACGCTTCCAAGTATGAACAGATGGCAGGACATCAGTATGAGCAGGATGGAAATACTGGAGAAATTAATAGAGAATGAACTGGCCAGTGAGGCAGACTATATTTTCTGCCTTGACGTAGATACAAAGTTCTATGGGCGCTGGGGTGTGGAGTCTTTGGGTCGTCTGGTAGGTGTGATACATCCTTGGTTCTTTAATGTTCCAAGGTTCCTATTCACATATGAGCATAGACCAAAGTCTCAAGCATACATTCCAGCTGGGAAAGGTGATTTTTATTATACTGGTGCTGCATTTGGCGGCTCATTGAAAGATGTACATAATCTCACCAAAACTTGCCGGGAGCAGATGAACATTGATACTGCAAACTCCATTGAGGCGTTATGGCACGAGGAGTCTCACTTgaacaaatattttctttataacaAACCCAGTAAACTGCTTTCACCTGAATATCTGTGGCGGGACATCAGTATGAGTTCAGGCTCAGTGAAAATAATTCGCTTCTCTCATGTTGCTAAAAACAATGCTGAAGTTCGTCCAAACTTGTAG
- the LOC109090450 gene encoding globoside alpha-1,3-N-acetylgalactosaminyltransferase 1-like isoform X3, giving the protein MTMRLRQIFYVFLLGMFVGLSLSGLIYWGFTSIWFGNHLTGNLGRTDVASVTPWLAPIVWEGTFDSRVIDSIYKQQNITIATTVFALGKYTRFLKDFLESAEEHYFVGFRVHFYLFTDQPEEVPNVKLGQERYLTVKTLPSMNRWQDISMSRMEILEKLIENELASEADYIFCLDVDTKFYGRWGVESLGRLVGVIHPWFFNVPRFLFTYEHRPKSQAYIPAGKGDFYYTGAAFGGSLKDVHNLTKTCREQMNIDTANSIEALWHEESHLNKYFLYNKPSKLLSPEYLWRDISMSSGSVKIIRFSHVAKNNAEVRPNL; this is encoded by the exons ATGACAATGCGACTCCGTCAGATTTTTTATGTCTTCCTTCTTGGAATGTTTGTTGGCTTGTCACTGAGTGG GCTCATTTACTGGGGATTCACCTCCATTTGGTTTGG AAATCATCTAACAGGTAACCTGGG TCGGACAGATGTTGCTTCTGTGACACCATGGTTAGCCCCGATTGTATGGGAGGGAACCTTTGACTCCAGAGTGATTGACTCTAtctacaaacaacaaaacatcacCATAGCGACCACTGTCTTCGCTTTGGGAAA ATATACTCGTTTTCTCAAAGATTTCCTGGAATCAGCAGAGGAGCATTACTTTGTTGGATTTCGAGTCCATTTCTACCTGTTTACAGATCAACCGGAGGAAGTTCCTAATGTAAAACTAGGTCAAGAACGTTACCTGACAGTAAAGACGCTTCCAAGTATGAACAGATGGCAGGACATCAGTATGAGCAGGATGGAAATACTGGAGAAATTAATAGAGAATGAACTGGCCAGTGAGGCAGACTATATTTTCTGCCTTGACGTAGATACAAAGTTCTATGGGCGCTGGGGTGTGGAGTCTTTGGGTCGTCTGGTAGGTGTGATACATCCTTGGTTCTTTAATGTTCCAAGGTTCCTATTCACATATGAGCATAGACCAAAGTCTCAAGCATACATTCCAGCTGGGAAAGGTGATTTTTATTATACTGGTGCTGCATTTGGCGGCTCATTGAAAGATGTACATAATCTCACCAAAACTTGCCGGGAGCAGATGAACATTGATACTGCAAACTCCATTGAGGCGTTATGGCACGAGGAGTCTCACTTgaacaaatattttctttataacaAACCCAGTAAACTGCTTTCACCTGAATATCTGTGGCGGGACATCAGTATGAGTTCAGGCTCAGTGAAAATAATTCGCTTCTCTCATGTTGCTAAAAACAATGCTGAAGTTCGTCCAAACTTGTAG
- the LOC109090450 gene encoding globoside alpha-1,3-N-acetylgalactosaminyltransferase 1-like isoform X1, which produces MVLRQSFLIILAFFGMVLCGLIYLNTNQNSCKPQIIEKVITKKNWKLKNFGLRSPVGLVYNQPSALVSRTDVASVTPWLAPIVWEGTFDSRVIDSIYKQQNITIATTVFALGKYTRFLKDFLESAEEHYFVGFRVHFYLFTDQPEEVPNVKLGQERYLTVKTLPSMNRWQDISMSRMEILEKLIENELASEADYIFCLDVDTKFYGRWGVESLGRLVGVIHPWFFNVPRFLFTYEHRPKSQAYIPAGKGDFYYTGAAFGGSLKDVHNLTKTCREQMNIDTANSIEALWHEESHLNKYFLYNKPSKLLSPEYLWRDISMSSGSVKIIRFSHVAKNNAEVRPNL; this is translated from the exons GCTCATTTACCTGAACACCAACCAGAACAG TTGCAAACCACAGATCATAGAAAAAGTCATCACCAA GAAAAATTGGAAGCTTAAGAACTTTGGATTGCGCTCACCGGTGGG GCTTGTGTACAACCAGCCCAGTGCGCTGGTAAG TCGGACAGATGTTGCTTCTGTGACACCATGGTTAGCCCCGATTGTATGGGAGGGAACCTTTGACTCCAGAGTGATTGACTCTAtctacaaacaacaaaacatcacCATAGCGACCACTGTCTTCGCTTTGGGAAA ATATACTCGTTTTCTCAAAGATTTCCTGGAATCAGCAGAGGAGCATTACTTTGTTGGATTTCGAGTCCATTTCTACCTGTTTACAGATCAACCGGAGGAAGTTCCTAATGTAAAACTAGGTCAAGAACGTTACCTGACAGTAAAGACGCTTCCAAGTATGAACAGATGGCAGGACATCAGTATGAGCAGGATGGAAATACTGGAGAAATTAATAGAGAATGAACTGGCCAGTGAGGCAGACTATATTTTCTGCCTTGACGTAGATACAAAGTTCTATGGGCGCTGGGGTGTGGAGTCTTTGGGTCGTCTGGTAGGTGTGATACATCCTTGGTTCTTTAATGTTCCAAGGTTCCTATTCACATATGAGCATAGACCAAAGTCTCAAGCATACATTCCAGCTGGGAAAGGTGATTTTTATTATACTGGTGCTGCATTTGGCGGCTCATTGAAAGATGTACATAATCTCACCAAAACTTGCCGGGAGCAGATGAACATTGATACTGCAAACTCCATTGAGGCGTTATGGCACGAGGAGTCTCACTTgaacaaatattttctttataacaAACCCAGTAAACTGCTTTCACCTGAATATCTGTGGCGGGACATCAGTATGAGTTCAGGCTCAGTGAAAATAATTCGCTTCTCTCATGTTGCTAAAAACAATGCTGAAGTTCGTCCAAACTTGTAG